One part of the Ursus arctos isolate Adak ecotype North America unplaced genomic scaffold, UrsArc2.0 scaffold_14, whole genome shotgun sequence genome encodes these proteins:
- the LOC130543602 gene encoding uncharacterized protein LOC130543602, with protein sequence MEADGGWACPEDPQQGDAKNLPSGSFFAIVLPGFSCWVLGQHQEPGECGLQSQVCHQSTPLLLGELWPVTPLSGLQQVYLCITGVLSRGTTHPGLSGTEGFLERGGFGACLNGTWVRWSPQCYYSFQRAPVRTKRNCLVLSNYARVIPGTELKWKVPVGGNFSWWIYKNLLCLRREKEALIASLVLAWDGHHNIPSLGVRVLSMEGREALECSLGHFQHCHGSALFSLRSKHGRCIYRASQGLEGKSSPEPSSSGVCLGFFPCERWQPLPRKVGGEKLTVHARGLKTGLKELSREPHSILEDVQTATRMPFIR encoded by the coding sequence ATGGAGGCTGATGGGGGATGGGCCTGCCCTGAAGATCCACAGCAAGGTGATGCCAAGAACCTtccctctggctctttctttgcCATAGTCCTTCCTGGCTTCTCTTGCTGGGTTTTGGGGCAGCATCAGGAACCAGGAGAATGTGGGTTGCAATCCCAGGTTTGCCACCAAAGCACTCCCCTCTTGCTGGGTGAGCTTTGGCCAGTCACTCCTCTCTCCGGGCTCCAACAGGTGTATTTGTGTATAACGGGGGTGCTGTCTAGAGGGACCACCCATCCCGGTTTGTCTGGGACCGAGGGGTTCCTGGAACGTGGGGGTTTTGGTGCTTGTCTTAATGGAACCTGGGTGAGGTGGTCACCCCAGTGCTATTATTCATTTCAAAGGGCGCCAGTGAGGACAAAAAGAAATTGCTTAGTGCTTAGCAATTATGCACGAGTTATTCCTGGAACTGAACTGAAATGGAAAGTACCTGTGGGTGGAAATTTTAGCTGGTGGATTTATAAAAATCTGCTCTGcctgaggagggagaaggaagcccTGATCGCATCCCTAGTTCTGGCCTGGGATGGGCATCACAACATTCCCTCTCTGGGGGTCAGAGTCCTGTCTATGGAAGGCAGGGAAGCCCTAGAATGTTCCCTGGGGCACTTTCAGCACTGCCATGGCTCCGCGCTATTTAGTCTGAGGTCTAAACATGGGAGGTGTATTTATAGAGCTTCTCAGGGACTTGAAGGCAAGTCTTCTCCTGAGCCTTCAAGCTCAGGTGTCTGCCTTGGTTTCTTCCCCTGTGAGAGATGGCAGCCCCTGCCTCGCAAGGTTGGAGGAGAAAAGCTTACGGTTCATGCCAGAGGTCTCAAAACAGGGCTCAAGGAGCTGTCTCGTGAGCCCCACAGCATTTTAGAAGATGTTCAAACCGCAACCAGGATGCCTTTCATTAGGTGA